Within the Littorina saxatilis isolate snail1 unplaced genomic scaffold, US_GU_Lsax_2.0 scaffold_1121, whole genome shotgun sequence genome, the region ACACACACACATGGTTAAGTAATTATCCCTCTTTTTTTTATAGTGGCAGTGTTAAAAACATAGTAAGGAGCAATCCTTTTACGAAACCAACTTTAGACAAAGTCTGcgatacaaacaaacaatcatacaaaacaaacaagtcgcgtaaggcgaaaatacaacatttagtcaagctgtcggactcacataatgaaactgaacgcaatgcaatttttcagcaagaccgtatactcgtagcatcgtcagtccaccgctcgtgacaaaggcagtgaaattgacaagaagagcggggtagtagttgcgctaagaaggatagcacgcttttctgtacctctcttcgttttaactttctgagcgtgtttttaatccaaacatatcatatctatatgtttttggaatcaggaaccgacaaggaataagatgaaagtgtttttaaatcgatttcggaaatttgatttcgataataatttttatatgtttaattttcagaccttgtttttaatccgaatataacatatttatatgtttttggaatcagaaaatgatgaaaaataagatgaacgtaaatttggatcgttttataaaaaaataattttaattacaattttccgatttttaatgaccaaagtcattaattaatttttaagccaccaagctgaaatgcaataccaaaccccggcctttgtcgaagattgcttggccaaaatttcaatcaatttgattgaaaaatgagggtgtgacagtgccgcctcaacttttacaaaaagccggatatgacgtcatcaaagacatttatcgaaaaaatgaaaaaaatatccagggatgtcatacccaggaactctcatgtcaaatttcataaagatcggtctagtagtttactctcaatcgctctacacacacacacgcacacacacacatacaccacaccctcgtctcgattcccccctctacgttaaaacatttagtcaaaacttgactaaatgtaacaagtcgcgtaaggcgaaaatacaacatttagtcaagtagctgtcgaactcacagaataaaactgaacgcaatgccatttttcagcaagaccgtatactcgtagcatcgtcagtccaccgctcctggcaaaggcagtgaaattgacaagaagagcggggtagtagttgcgctaagaaggatagcacgcttttctgtacctctctttgttttaactttctgagcgtgttttcaatccaaacgtatcatatctatatgtttttggaatcaggaaccgacaaggaataagatcaaagtgtttttaaattgatttcgacaatttaattttgataataatttttatatatttaattttcagagcttgtttttaatccaaatataacatatttatatgtttttggaatcagaaaatgatggagaataagatgaacgtaaatttggatcgttttataaattttgtttttttttacaattttccgatttttaatgaccaaagtcattaattaatttttaagccaccaagctgaaatgcaataccgaagtccgggcttcgtcgaagattacttgaccaaaatttcaaccaatttggttgaaaaatgagagcgtgacagtgccgcctcaactttcatgaaaagccggatatgacgtcatcaaagacatttatcaaaaaaatgaaagaaacgttcggggatttcatacccaggaactctcatgtcaaatttcataaagatcggtccagtagtttagtctgaatcgctctacacacacacacacacacacacacacagacacacgcacatacaccacgaccctcgtctcgattcccccctcgatgttaaaacatttagtcataacttgactaaatgtaaaaacgaaaaaatgtgaaatacataaataaatatataaatagaCATAAATGGATgactaaaaaaatgaaagaaagaaagaaaatcaagaaagaacaagtcgcgtaaggtgaaattacaacatttagtcaagctgtcgaactaacagaatgaaactgaattcactgcatttttacagcaagagcgtatactcgtagcatcgtcagttccaccgctcgatgcaaaggcagtgaaattgacaagaagagcggggtagtagttgcgctgagaaggatagcacgcttttctttatctctattctttttaactttctgagcgtgtttttaatccaaacatatcatatctatatgtttttggaatgaggaacccacaaggaataagatgaaattgtttttaaatcgatttcggaaatttaattttgatcataatttttatatttttaattttcagagcttgtttttaatccgaatataaaatatttatatgtttttggaatcagaaaatgatgaagcataagatgaacgtaaatttggatcgttttaaaaacaaattatttgttttacaattttcagatttttaatgaccaaagtcatcaattaatttttaatccaccaagctgaaatgcaataccgaagtccggccttcgtcgaagattgcttggccaaaatttcaatcaatttgattgaaaaatgagggtgtgacagtgccgcctcaacttttacaaaaagccggatatgacgtcatcaaaggtatttatggaaaaaaagaaaacaacgtccggggatatcaaatttcataaagatcggtccagtagtttggtctgaatcgctctacacacacacacgcacagacagacacacacacacacacacacacacacacacacacacacacacacacacacacacattcaccacgaccctcgtctcgattccccctctacgttaaaaaatttagtcaaaacttgactaaatgtaaaaagaaagaaaaaaatgaaagaaagacagaaagaaagaaagaaagaaagaaagaaattcaaGTACAAAATAGTGTAAGCCAAATCTTAATTCGATGAATGAGACAGTAGTTAGATCACTGACTAGTAGGCACAACCACGCGGCACAAGTTTTCCCGTTAGAAAGAGTCACTTTAAAAACGCTTCCAGCATTTTCAAATTTAGATTTTGCGTCATATCGTCTGACAAAAAGGTCCGCTTGTCCAGTAGAATTCATCGTCATGAAGTACAGATTTGACATCATATCAATGAACGATCAGGTCTGATCAAGGAATGCAGTTCATCGTCATCAATTACAGATTTAACGAAACATCAATTTATACAAAATGTAATGGTCTGCTCGCTGAGTATAATTCATCGTCATAAAGTCCAAGTTGACGGCATCTCAATGAACATAAAGATTTGCTCGGCGAGTATCGTTCATAGTCATCAATGACAGATCTGACGTCATAATAATGGAGAAAAAGGCCTGATTGCCGAGTATAATTGATCGTCATCAAGTACAGATCTGACGTCATAGTAATTGACAAAAAGGTCTGCTTGCCGAGTATCCTTCATAGTCATCATGTACAGATTTGACGTCACATCCATGAACGAAAAGGTCTGATCGCCGAGTATTCATCGTCATCAAATACAATTGGCATCATAACACGGGACGAAAAGGTCTGCCTAGTATCATTCAACGTCATAAAACAAATTGATGTTAAACAAtatcacttgagaaaatgtctGCTCGCCGACTGATATCATTTATTGTCATCAATTGCAGATCAGACCAAAAGGCGTGCTCATCGAGTATCATTCATCGTCATTGAGTCCAGATCTGACGTCACATCACTGGAAAAAAGATCTGCTCGACGATTATCTTTCATTgtcatcaattccagagttgaCGTCATATCAGTGAACAAAAAGTTCTGCTCGCCGAATAACATTCATCGTCATCAATTATAGAGTTGATCGTCACACCAATGGACCAACAGGTCTGCTGTTGTGTATTTTTCATCGTCATCAAGTACAGATTTGACGTCATATTAATCAACAAAACGGCCTGCTTGCCGATGTAtctttcatcatcatcaagtaCAGATCTGACGTCATACTAAAAGCAAAAAGGTCTGCTTGCCGATGTATCTTTCATCGTCACCAAGTACAGATCTGACGTCATATCGATGAACAAAAAGATCTGCGTGCCGATATATATCTTCCATCGTCATCAAGCATAGAGTTGACGTCGTATCATCAATGAACAAACAGATATGTTCGTTGTGTATTTTTCATCGTCATCAACTACAGATTTAACTTcataccaaaaaacaaaaaggtctGCTCGCCGAGTATCTTTCATCGTCATGAAGCACAGATCTGACGTCATATCAATGAACGAAAAAGTCTGCTCGACGAGTATCATTTATCGTCATCTCGATGTCGTTGAGAATCTTGGTCAGCTGAGGGGCGTAGCCGTAGAGCGCGCCCCGTGAGTTGGAGCAGGCCTCTTTCTGTGGGGGTGACAGTGCCAGACCGCAGCCCTGCTCGTGATACTCGTGAAGCAGACCCGTGTCAGGCGCGCGCAGAATGTCGAGCTTGGCGTTTTTACATCTGCACGCACAACAGGGAACGGTATGTGGGAGTGTCGGACTCAGAACTTAAGAATGTTTTGAGGTctgataaccaaagggaagtaagcgctctaaatgcacacGACATGTGTACCAGAGTAGGTGAGAGTTGTTCGGAACCAGTCTCCAGGCATCTGAGCAAATAACAAGcactgaaatgaacaagcaactttcaccctcaaaaacaaaaacttttttgttgtatttCAGTTTTTCTCTATGCCCCAAGAGGGCCCGGGATTGAATTAAAACCTGAGCTTGTTCGTATCGTATCTCGCCAACCAACTTGCCAACGCACCGATcaaaccatagaccatttatcctggaccgccaactagctctctctccgctctttctctctattacgaggtagcggcctctcgcatttaggaacctacgcttacaagcctttcagaaatcagggggacgtgatatccggtgtcgattgtaaacatggacgaagttgccgaggtaagttctgaaaatgctaaaataaactcagcaaaagtgcatatggaacatgtttttcgatgagttttgttaagtttagtttggagttttggaaaatccagttcattgtcacctcccattgtcacaaataactggagcgtgctttcttttcactgtcttcgaatcgctggcctttcaaaccggacgcgacgcgcccctgaaagtcgagagtcgtaacctcgaagggtcacgtgacgagttggcggtccaggctatttggtctatgatcAAACCAAAAAAACTAGGAAGCAGACAAGCAAAATAGTCAGTCAATCAGTAAACTAGTCGACTTTCAAGAACTGAGCAAAGAAGCCAGCAGCTCAACAAAGTCAGCCAACTTACAGACTAGGATTACCAGCAGTCAAGTCTTGTCCATAAACAACTGTAACGAAACTGAACTAAGAGTCTATGTCGACAAAAAGTTGCTGCATTCCCTGTAGGCGTTTTTCCTGCAGCGTTTCGTCGATCTCGCTGAGAGTCACGCCATGCTTAGCCACATTGGTAAAATGTGATATTTTTCAATCATTGTTCGTATTTTGCAAAGGAGCTGCGATTCAGTGTTGcaacgacgggcgctgtggcgtggtggtaagacgtcagcctcctaatcgggaggtcgtgagttcgaatcccggtcgctgccgcctggtgggttaagagttgcgatttttccgatctcccaggtcaacttatgtgcagacctgctagtgacttaacccccttcgtgtgtacacgcaggcacaagaccaagtgcgcacggaaaagatcctgtaatccatgtcggagttcggtgggttatggaaacacgaaaatacccagcatgcctacccaacgaaggcggagtgaagctgactatacGTACTCTCAGagtagtttggggaacccaaatgggcaaacgagctcacacgtaaccagaaaattctggaacgctgaagaagaagaagtgttgcaACTTTAAATGCAGAAATGAGAAAATCCATCTAGTCCTCCTGTCGAACCGCATTTTGGATGTTACAAGGGAAGCAACGCTGAGATGAATCACGCACGCGCTTCGCGCGAGACTGAACAGTGTCGTCCTTCCCCACAGCCTACAGGAAATGCGCCTACGGGTaatgcacccacttttggtcgacTTAGACCCCTTCTGCTCCTCTCCCACAGGGTTGGCATGATTGTTGAAAGTGTtcgctgggtatgtgtgtaGGCTATATATAGTGTGACAGTGTATAGCatatatgaatattgtgtgaacagtacatgtggtgatttttgtccgaATGGTTAATTGTTTAATGTAGGTcagttgtacatttaattgtattattctgtatatgttctttcGTAAAGGGCccagagccataggttaggcacttaaaaatgcccagttattattatcattattactcGAAGTTCATTAAGATGATGGGCTTGTACTATAACATAAACTGACCTTTTGTAGAAGTCGACATCCTCGCCGCCCCAGCCAACCATCTCAGTGTTGATGCCACCCGCTTTCTTCAGGTCGCCACCCGTAATGGCCAGCAGGCCGAAGCCGTACACACGCCAGCTGCCCGCCTCGGGCGAATAGTCGAACAATTTCACAGTGCAGTTGGGTCGGCCATAGCAGACCGTGAAGGGAGAGAACTGCGAGAAGCAGACGGGGAAGTAAGCCCTACCCGAACCCACGTTGCTGGCGGCCCGGTAGAGAAAGCGCTGAGTCAGCACAAGGTCGACGTCCATAAAGATGAGGAGGGACTCCAGAGAGAAGGGAGCTGCCAGCGCAGCCAGTGAACCGGCACGGGAGAACACTCCTTCCATCTTGACCAGCGTGATGTTCAGTCGTCTGTAACTGTCGCTGAACCGAAGCACCTGTTGGtcggtttaaacaaaatgtattgttattcaaaatacatgaacatgataaataataatgatgatattTATACGGCGCAAATCCTGTTCTAAGCGGCtcacaaaaaaacatacatggACACATTATTGTCTGTACACGATTCAAAATCAAAATTGCATTCAAAATACATGATggtaataaataataatgaggacATTTATATGGTGCAAATCCtaaaacagttctaagcgccttaatacacaaatacataaaataattattttgtaCACAATTCCAAATCAAATAATAATAGACATCAAAATATACTTATACACTTTACAAGGTTTTAACCCACATGACATGAAAGAATTGAGCGTATACAacgaggacacgaactcaaacaaaagccatgggcggatcacatcattttaaaggggggggggggggggtccaaatttattttagggacaattcgacgacgtgAAGCGGACCTAGGGGGGTCCGGAGgtttatgcccccccccccagaaaatgttgataaaacaaggaaaatgaaaaaaatctgcatggtgcaatctgagccaagaaacttcccagactacaccttccaaaaagtacatttaagaagacaaatttggatgaaaacaaggacaattgaccgatctggtgcaacccgAGCCAACAAATTGCCCAAttactttccaaaaccgtcacttggaagacaaaggccggctcctaggggggAACAgaggcatgcccccccccccccccccagaaaatGTTGATACAAATCAGGGAAACTGGAGCAAACCCCGGGAAAAAAACCTTGGATCCACCCCTGAAAAGCTGTTGgttcaacaaaaaacaaagaccatagtcaaacaaaaaaaaaccaaaaaaaaaacatagaCGAATTCGGGGGAAAAGCTATGTCGGGttggtatgggttgtgaaacaGTTTTTTTTCGAAACATTGGAAACATTGAGGCAAGTTTTCACACGTGACATTATGGGCCAATCACCAGCGAGCGGCGAATCTTCACTGGTGGTCcccgagttatttccgaacaccATCTATtcagggcagaatatacctgcgaagagtcagcggcacagaagacgcactgcatattattgatgctgcgatagagattatgacgagtacttggcctgtttacTTTTcgcgcaacgtgtagcgggctgggataatctgccgtgcgtcgtctgtgccgctgactatgcgcaggtataatctgcccctTAGGAATCGTGTGCAACTAATTTTGGCAACAACAGCAGCACAAAAAGTGATAAGCGCGCATCCGGGAAGAGAGTCGTGCCGCAATGCCCTGTGCAGGAGAAGAAAGATATAGAACAATAGAAAAGATCGCGATCAGGGGAGCAACAAGTAAAGacag harbors:
- the LOC138954830 gene encoding chondroitin sulfate synthase 3-like; translated protein: MTSPDSDDSDLQASLNAYRHGNSVTSTWPDLNILVPLLGRQLAYVRFLDHLTSAASGYAGRVHVRVGLYANTSGDYQQVLRFSDSYRRLNITLVKMEGVFSRAGSLAALAAPFSLESLLIFMDVDLVLTQRFLYRAASNVGSGRAYFPVCFSQFSPFTVCYGRPNCTVKLFDYSPEAGSWRVYGFGLLAITGGDLKKAGGINTEMVGWGGEDVDFYKRCKNAKLDILRAPDTGLLHEYHEQGCGLALSPPQKEACSNSRGALYGYAPQLTKILNDIEMTINDTRRADFFVH